A window of the Falco rusticolus isolate bFalRus1 chromosome 1, bFalRus1.pri, whole genome shotgun sequence genome harbors these coding sequences:
- the APBB2 gene encoding amyloid-beta A4 precursor protein-binding family B member 2 isoform X13, with protein sequence MAERKNAKAVACSSLQERTNVTLDVPLQVDFPTPKTELVQKFHVQYLGMLPVAKPVGMDTLNSAIESLMASSSKEDWMPVTMNVADATVTVISERNEEEIMVECRVRFLSFMGVGKDIHTFAFIMDTGNQHFECHVFWCEPNAGNVSEAVQAACMLRYQKCLVARPPSQKVRPPPPPADSVTRRVTTNVKRGVLSLIDTLKQKRPVTEMP encoded by the exons ATGGCTGAACGGAAGAATGCTAAAGCTGTGGCTTGCAGCTCATTGCAGGAGAGGACAAATGTCACCCTTGATGTTCCTCTGCAAG TAGATTTCCCAACACCAAAGACAGAGCTGGTACAGAAGTTCCACGTCCAGTACCTGGGCATGCTACCTGTAGCTAAACCTGTGG gAATGGATACTCTGAACAGTGCCATTGAAAGTCTAATGGCTTCCTCTAGCAAAGAAGACTGGATGCCAGTTACTATGAATGTCGCTGATGCTACTGTCACAGTCATCAGTGAAAGG AATGAAGAGGAAATCATGGTGGAGTGTCGTGTGCGGTTCCTGTCTTTCATGGGAGTGGGCAAGGACATTCACACGTTCGCGTTCATTATGGATACAGGAAACCAGCATTTTGAGTGCCACGTTTTTTGGTGTGAACCAAATGCAGGCAATGTATCAGAAGCTGTTCAGGCTGCTTGTATG CTGCGGTATCAGAAGTGCTTAGTAGCCAGACCTCCTTCACAGAAAGTTCGACCGCCCCCACCTCCTGCAGACTCGGTGACTAGAAGAGTTACAACTAACGTAAAAAGAGGAGTGTTGTCCCTCATTGACACTTTGAAACAGAAACGCCCAGTCACTGAGATGCCATAG
- the NSUN7 gene encoding putative methyltransferase NSUN7: MITSDLSKIKISNEKGPVEKRMTLIEKNGYHDSVYINAAKIFQGIHTEKRKDRILVRYGDASVSPMLTFKDEYSQRESYELAFSALKYQDLLEEILLDSCIYPCQSIPDELTSLLVVMLYDLQDRKFQAREIFDEEEPVAEVRKIERYLYSFRTKLAAALARCRIKHDALSIEYMLPETTRKQEQRASALPLCVWINTSKISLQDVFRDLKKKGFTRVESVSDFDRYTYSVDQHCHDVLFFPSSLKEELLNLDLFADCKLFLQDKSRSLAVHSAHALLNTADDIIVAHVGSHLTTAHMSVLTNNSMSRIFVCGVKSSAKAAELRNLFSHIGCKNIQLLHEDFTEIRPTDSRLQNTKVILLLPQCSGLGVGNPIDFILNEHGDAGLLRHLFQGSVSEDKLSILAERQLNELIHAMKFNEVRAIVYCTCSVYPEENELVVEKALKSGVEGNKVPPYRLIPPVFSTCSNSKASTEMFFKMEPSEISSGCFLAILVRKKDSSENVPVKDILAHAPAKGLLDGSFVKKSKEEEKKQKVTQRRRNITGGGIKPKTVEFLRRQTVSNIKAEVSVSKAVSNIQQKNVNQTNSYVQLKKSINPASATALPKVLKHTSYLSPTGKTYERQTLARKTHAERKRVVLKPVEIVLPPVITPYPSLQGNKPRISTHPCFHAWTGAKGSGGRVLPPPLSTVVKPTAPGLPRPWL; encoded by the exons ATGATAACTTCAGACTtgagtaaaattaaaatttctaatgaaaaaggACCTGTTGAAAAAAGAATGACTCTGATTGAGAAGAACGGCTATCATGACTCTGTATACATAAATGCAGCTAAGATTTTTCAAGGCATTCATACTGAAAAGCGTAAGGATAGAATATTGGTGCGATATGGTGATGCCTCAGTATCTCCCATGCTGACTTTTAAAGATGAATATTCCCAGCGTGAATCTTATGAACTGgctttcagtgctttaaaat atCAAGATCTTCTTGAAGAAATACTGTTAGATAGTTGCATTTACCCGTGCCAGTCAATA CCAGATGAATTAACCAGCTTGCTTGTTGTGATGCTTTATGACCTGCAAGACCGAAAATTTCAAGCACGAGAGATTTTTGATGAAGAGGAACCTGTAGCAGAAGTTCGGAAGATAGAGCGTTATCTATACAG TTTTAGGACCAAATTGGCAGCTGCACTAGCAAGATGTCGCATCAAACATGATGCTCTTTCAATTGAATACATGTTACCAGAAACCACACGGAAGCAGGAACAAAGGGCTTCTGCTTTACCTTTATGTGTTTGGATAAACACATCTAAAATCAG CCTTCAAGATGTTTTCAGAGATTTGAAGAAGAAGGGATTCACAAGAGTTGAATCTGTGTCAGACTTCGACCGTTATACGTACAGTGTGGACCAACACTGTCATGAtgtattgttttttccttcctctcttaaAGAAGAACTGCTTAATTTAGATCTTTTTGCAGATTGCAAACTCTTCCTGCAG GATAAGTCTCGCAGCCTTGCTGTACACTCTGCACATGCACTGTTGAATACAGCTGATGACATTATCGTGGCTCACGTAGGTTCCCATCTGACCACTGCCCATATGTCAGTGCTGACAAACAACAGCATGTCcagaatttttgtttgtggtgtGAAATcctcagcaaaagcagcagaactgaggAACTTGTTCAGTCACATTGGATGTAAAA ATATTCAGTTGTTACATGAAGACTTTACCGAGATTAGACCAACAGATTCGAGacttcaaaacacaaaagttATTTTGCTGCTACCACAATGCTCTGGACTGGGTGTTGGCAATCCAAtagactttattttaaatgaacatgGAG ATGCAGGATTGCTGAGACACCTTTTCCAGGGATCTGTATCTGAGGATAAACTCAGTATTCTTGCTGAGAGGCAGCTAAATGAGTTGATTCATGCAATGAAAT ttaaCGAAGTACGAGCTATTGTTTACTGCACTTGTTCAGTTTacccagaagaaaatgaactagTAGtggaaaaagcactgaaatctgGAGTGGAAGGAAATAAAGTCCCACCATATAG GCTTATTCCTCCCGTCTTTTCTACTTGCTCTAATTCAAAGGCttccactgaaatgtttttcaaaatggagCCATCAGAAATTTCCAGTGGCTGTTTTTTAGCTATTCTAGTGAGAAAG aaagattcttctgaaaatgtgcCTGTTAAAGACATTTTGGCTCATGCTCCAGCAAAAGGACTACTAGATGgcagttttgttaaaaaatcaaaggaagaggagaaaaagcagaaagtaacACAACGTAGACGTAATATTACTGGTGGTGGTATAAAGCCCAAGACTGTGGAGTTCCTTCGCCGTCAAACTGTATCTAATATTAAGGCTGAAGTTTCTGTGTCTAAAGCAGTCAGCAACATACAACAAAAGAATGTGAACCAAACAAACAGCTATGTTCAGCTGAAGAAATCTATCAATCCTGCTtcagccacagctctgcctaAAGTGCTGAAGCACACATCTTATTTGTCGCCTACTGGCAAGACGTACGAAAGACAGACCCTTGCTAGGAAGACACATGCAGAACGTAAGAGGGTTGTACTGAAGCCCGTGGAAATAGTTTTGCCTCCCGTGATAACACCATACCCAAGTTTGCAAGGAAACAAACCCAGGATATCAACTCATCCTTGTTTTCATGCGTGGACTGGAGCAAAGGGTTCAGGTGGTAGGGTACTTCCACCACCTCTGTCTACCGTGGTCAAGCCAACTGCGCCTGGTCTTCCTCGACCATGGCTGTAA